The Streptomyces sp. SS1-1 genome has a segment encoding these proteins:
- a CDS encoding DNRLRE domain-containing protein, translated as MTRNWRRTPGRRSIAALVAAAVAATGVVYAGFHMTDDNAEESGGRHPRAVTESAALARAAATGRNVEVTGARTERSTTWARPDGLMEKHLRSSPVRAKVGGEWKKIDPSLRRTKAGWEPRATNTRMVFSSGSEARDASRSSRSTVRRVPLVRDAADDDGTPLVTLYVGSDGEQHAIQLTWPGPVPAPIIEGSRALYPEIFPGGDLVLTADDDGFGQVLVLKNREAASDPHAQQLSYGLHSASLTFRLDPVSGIVGAENAYGEEVALSPTPLMWDNSGQPAVTDGGVGASAQPTEEESPDPTDTATESPSENPTPTEEEAPQSDEQGDTDVESLPDATDGPAPTDTETSLPPAPAEPTPSPSQTGPASTLSLTSLDGPSPDSRGNLVEADLAVGRWTLTPDQDFLNDPDTTYPVFIDPSVKKHTQNWTTAYNRHPNATFYNGKGFNKGGTQEARVGFESDTWGTSRSFFNISFDKDLKGTKITSAKLRMLESYSWSCQSRSMSVHLTGDIDSHTNWKNAPKLHDGNKLATKSFAHGYKSHCRDAYETFDVKKGAQKTADKGGDMITFGLRARDEHAQYAWKKFHANGDHAPVLELVYNRKPSIVANSLDMGPDGKCTTTKPYVRMGSGDLTFTAKSTDKDKNLDFFDFDLWPTGQWDSTGDLLKSTGKVSVGGDKDTALRTTSKFSTSSLKSGATYSWRVRAVDDAGSTSSWYPKTPCRFVLDTTAPRPPKVSSTDFPNADGEEDGFGNDGEDSNWSEKKFGTPGSFTVRALNTDVVRYEYGFNSPSYTGSVARTAGTATTVSATISGAKPPTAGPNVLYVRAVDSSGNPSEPTKYFFYVTPRDQADKAGDFTGDQLPDLMAVTEAGNLAMYPSQAKSSDLTEGTGDLDYSMAGAYRANPDKDPNGDDDKPPYSAPPSGHFKGALITHNGDIYGGDGLQDLVVRVGGRLWVYPGDGYGAVNIDRRQEILLPAGAPDPASFTQIVAAGDVTGDSRTDFFVTVENAAGTDDELWAFTGYHGATVNQAVRLSGSAWKGRDIVIVGDVSGDGVTDLVYRSDTSGRLLLRKGIADGSDAVDLNSLATAANSAGGVDTYYSGTGWSSSSMPFLHGTPDANSDGIPDIWSVRPNGTVFFHAGGKTAIAEPGTQVIGTNTWWPKRITIG; from the coding sequence ATGACGCGCAACTGGCGTCGCACACCCGGCCGTCGGTCCATCGCCGCGCTGGTCGCAGCCGCGGTCGCGGCCACCGGTGTGGTGTATGCCGGATTCCATATGACCGACGACAACGCCGAGGAGTCCGGCGGCCGTCACCCACGAGCGGTGACCGAGTCCGCAGCGCTGGCACGAGCCGCCGCAACAGGCAGAAACGTCGAGGTGACCGGCGCGCGGACCGAGCGTTCGACCACCTGGGCCAGACCCGACGGCCTGATGGAGAAGCATCTGCGGTCCTCCCCTGTCCGGGCGAAGGTCGGGGGTGAGTGGAAGAAGATCGATCCCAGCCTGCGCCGTACCAAGGCCGGCTGGGAACCGAGAGCCACCAACACGCGGATGGTCTTCTCGTCCGGTTCGGAGGCACGCGACGCATCTCGTTCTTCGCGCTCGACTGTGCGCCGCGTCCCCCTCGTACGCGACGCGGCAGACGACGACGGAACGCCCCTGGTCACCTTGTACGTGGGCAGTGATGGCGAACAGCACGCGATCCAGCTCACCTGGCCCGGCCCGGTACCCGCTCCGATCATCGAGGGCAGCCGGGCCCTGTATCCGGAGATCTTCCCCGGCGGCGACCTGGTGCTGACCGCCGACGACGACGGCTTCGGGCAGGTCCTGGTTCTGAAGAACCGAGAAGCCGCGTCCGACCCTCACGCGCAGCAGCTCTCCTACGGTCTGCACTCCGCGAGTCTGACGTTCCGGCTCGATCCGGTCTCGGGCATCGTCGGTGCGGAGAACGCCTACGGCGAGGAAGTCGCGCTGTCACCCACCCCCCTGATGTGGGACAACAGTGGGCAGCCCGCCGTCACCGACGGCGGTGTCGGGGCCAGCGCCCAGCCGACCGAGGAGGAGTCACCGGATCCGACCGACACGGCGACAGAATCGCCCTCGGAGAACCCCACCCCCACTGAGGAAGAGGCTCCTCAGTCCGACGAGCAAGGGGACACGGACGTCGAGTCGCTGCCCGACGCGACCGACGGTCCGGCGCCCACCGACACAGAGACCTCGTTGCCTCCGGCACCCGCCGAACCGACACCCAGCCCGTCACAGACGGGGCCTGCCTCCACTCTGAGCCTGACCTCCTTGGACGGGCCGTCGCCCGACTCGCGCGGCAACCTGGTGGAGGCCGACTTGGCGGTGGGCCGGTGGACACTCACACCCGACCAGGACTTCCTGAACGACCCGGACACGACATACCCGGTCTTCATCGACCCGTCGGTCAAGAAGCACACCCAGAACTGGACCACGGCCTACAACCGGCATCCCAATGCCACGTTCTACAACGGCAAGGGCTTCAACAAGGGCGGTACCCAGGAAGCGCGTGTCGGCTTCGAGTCCGACACATGGGGCACCTCTCGCTCGTTCTTCAACATCTCCTTCGACAAGGATCTGAAGGGCACGAAAATCACCAGCGCGAAGTTGCGCATGCTGGAGAGCTACTCCTGGTCCTGCCAGTCCCGCTCGATGAGCGTTCACCTCACCGGCGACATCGACTCTCACACGAACTGGAAGAACGCCCCCAAGCTCCACGACGGCAACAAGCTGGCCACGAAGAGCTTCGCCCACGGCTACAAGTCCCACTGCCGCGACGCCTACGAGACCTTCGACGTCAAGAAGGGCGCGCAGAAGACCGCCGACAAGGGCGGCGACATGATCACCTTCGGGCTCCGGGCCCGGGACGAGCACGCGCAGTACGCCTGGAAGAAATTCCACGCCAACGGTGATCACGCGCCGGTGCTCGAGCTGGTTTACAACCGCAAGCCGTCGATCGTGGCCAACTCCCTGGACATGGGGCCGGACGGCAAGTGCACCACGACCAAGCCCTACGTCCGGATGGGGTCGGGTGACCTGACGTTCACGGCCAAGAGCACGGACAAGGACAAGAACCTCGACTTCTTCGACTTCGACCTCTGGCCGACAGGACAGTGGGACAGCACCGGTGACCTGCTGAAGTCCACCGGTAAGGTGTCCGTGGGTGGTGACAAGGACACGGCACTGCGCACCACGTCGAAGTTCTCCACCAGCTCTCTCAAGAGCGGAGCCACGTACTCATGGCGAGTGCGCGCTGTCGACGACGCCGGTTCCACCTCCAGTTGGTACCCGAAGACGCCCTGCCGGTTCGTGCTCGACACAACGGCGCCGCGGCCTCCCAAGGTCAGCTCAACCGACTTCCCCAACGCCGACGGTGAGGAAGACGGCTTCGGCAATGACGGCGAGGACAGCAACTGGTCCGAGAAGAAGTTCGGGACGCCGGGTTCCTTCACGGTGCGAGCGTTGAACACGGACGTCGTGCGCTACGAGTACGGCTTCAACTCGCCCAGCTACACCGGGAGCGTGGCCCGCACCGCGGGCACCGCCACCACCGTCAGCGCGACCATCTCGGGCGCCAAGCCGCCCACCGCCGGGCCGAACGTGCTCTATGTCCGGGCCGTCGACAGCTCCGGAAACCCCTCGGAGCCGACGAAGTACTTCTTCTACGTCACCCCACGTGACCAGGCCGACAAGGCTGGGGACTTCACCGGCGATCAGCTACCTGACCTCATGGCCGTCACCGAGGCCGGCAACCTCGCCATGTACCCGTCCCAGGCCAAGAGCTCCGACCTGACCGAGGGAACGGGCGACCTGGACTACTCCATGGCCGGCGCCTACCGGGCCAACCCCGACAAGGACCCGAACGGCGACGACGACAAACCCCCGTACTCAGCTCCGCCCAGTGGTCACTTCAAGGGCGCCCTCATCACGCACAACGGCGACATCTACGGGGGCGACGGCCTTCAGGACCTTGTCGTCCGGGTCGGTGGCAGGTTGTGGGTCTACCCCGGGGATGGATACGGGGCGGTGAACATCGATCGACGTCAGGAGATCCTGCTACCCGCCGGTGCGCCGGACCCGGCGTCCTTCACCCAGATCGTGGCCGCGGGCGACGTAACGGGCGACAGCCGGACCGACTTCTTCGTCACGGTGGAGAACGCCGCCGGGACCGACGATGAGCTGTGGGCGTTCACCGGTTACCACGGAGCGACCGTGAATCAGGCGGTTCGTCTGTCAGGCTCCGCCTGGAAGGGGCGCGACATCGTCATCGTCGGGGATGTCTCGGGCGACGGCGTCACGGACCTCGTCTATCGCTCGGACACGTCGGGGCGGCTGCTCCTGCGCAAGGGCATCGCTGACGGTTCCGACGCTGTCGACCTGAACTCTCTGGCGACAGCGGCCAATTCCGCGGGCGGTGTGGACACCTATTACAGCGGTACGGGTTGGTCCAGCAGCAGCATGCCTTTCCTGCACGGCACTCCGGACGCCAACAGTGACGGCATCCCCGACATCTGGTCCGTGCGCCCGAACGGCACCGTGTTCTTCCACGCGGGCGGCAAGACAGCCATCGCCGAGCCTGGAACCCAAGTGATCGGCACCAACACCTGGTGGCCGAAGCGCATCACCATCGGGTGA
- a CDS encoding acyltransferase family protein, which yields MAAQPYAADIAVPTAPAAPQPARQAPKRDRYFDLLRALALFRVVLYHLTGYAWLPLVFPSMGVMFALAGNLMARSLKRPAIQVIRSRIRRLLPPLWLLGVIGVTGMVIQGWGPDPDNHPGWWWIHLAYWIVPLSDPPYAEGLPGLHGIIGDNWASDLAGPLWYIRAYLWYVLLSPFLLKALRAVPVATILAPLALSLAFDQGWIQLPGERFPSALTDFSTFGACWILGMAHNEGILKRLPRYIVPSVAPIFALVGLWYALTHDFSMENDLDSMPLAQALWSFGTVLLLLHVSPSWSEWPRRLRRWDRVITLLNSRAVTIYLWHNICILIAATLWDQLWGFDVMWMHFSWLLESPWPVLALTWVLICSCIVWFGWAEDLAAKRKPQLWPDGSKKQGHRRAR from the coding sequence ATGGCCGCCCAGCCCTATGCCGCCGACATCGCGGTACCGACTGCTCCGGCTGCCCCGCAACCGGCCCGGCAGGCTCCGAAGCGGGACCGCTACTTCGACCTCCTCAGAGCCCTCGCGCTGTTCCGTGTGGTGCTGTACCACCTGACCGGCTATGCCTGGCTCCCCCTGGTCTTCCCGTCCATGGGCGTCATGTTCGCGCTCGCCGGCAACCTCATGGCCCGCTCCCTGAAGCGCCCGGCGATCCAGGTGATCCGGAGCCGCATCCGCCGCCTCCTGCCTCCGCTGTGGCTTCTGGGAGTCATCGGCGTCACGGGGATGGTGATCCAGGGCTGGGGCCCCGACCCCGACAACCACCCCGGCTGGTGGTGGATCCACCTCGCCTACTGGATCGTCCCGTTGAGCGATCCGCCGTATGCCGAGGGCCTCCCGGGCCTGCACGGCATCATCGGTGACAACTGGGCTTCGGACCTCGCCGGCCCGCTCTGGTACATCCGTGCCTACCTCTGGTACGTGCTTCTCTCGCCGTTCCTGCTGAAGGCGCTCCGCGCGGTGCCGGTTGCGACCATCCTCGCGCCGCTCGCCCTCTCGCTGGCTTTCGACCAGGGATGGATCCAGCTCCCCGGTGAGCGGTTCCCGTCGGCACTCACGGACTTCAGCACCTTCGGGGCCTGCTGGATCCTCGGCATGGCACACAATGAGGGCATCCTGAAGCGACTTCCGCGGTACATCGTGCCGTCGGTCGCACCGATCTTCGCCCTCGTGGGCCTCTGGTACGCGCTGACCCACGACTTCTCCATGGAGAACGATCTGGACAGCATGCCGCTGGCCCAGGCGCTCTGGTCCTTCGGAACGGTCCTCCTGCTGCTGCACGTGAGCCCGTCCTGGTCGGAGTGGCCGCGCAGGCTGCGGCGCTGGGACCGCGTGATCACTCTGCTCAACTCCCGAGCGGTGACGATCTACCTCTGGCACAACATCTGCATCCTCATCGCCGCCACCCTGTGGGACCAGCTGTGGGGCTTCGACGTGATGTGGATGCACTTCTCCTGGCTCCTGGAGAGCCCATGGCCGGTGCTGGCGCTCACCTGGGTCCTGATCTGCAGCTGCATCGTGTGGTTCGGCTGGGCGGAGGACCTCGCCGCGAAGCGGAAGCCGCAGCTGTGGCCGGACGGGTCGAAGAAGCAGGGGCACCGCCGGGCTCGGTGA
- a CDS encoding bifunctional polysaccharide deacetylase/glycosyltransferase family 2 protein — translation MASRNRRRGAEHGARGGSSRRHAPDHRARAAAQRRRRVPMRLLLPCLVLVALMAMLMLRGYVHSEILADHRIAPAAANDKVPRDVLTGGPVIDTRNGKATTLRVPDNKVVLTFDDGPDPEWTPKVLDALKRNNAHAVFFITGTMASRYPDIVKRMVDEGHEIGLHTFNHPDLSYQSKKRIDWELSQNQLALAGAAGIRSSLFRPPYSSKSKHMDNTSWPVTEYIGSRGYLTVVNDSDSEDWRKPGVDQIVRNATPEKGEGAIVLMHDSGGERHQTIQSLDRLIPQLQAQGYEFRNLTEALKAPSAHTEVTGLELWKGKAWVFLVGASGSITSILVVGLAAIGFLVIARFGLMLLLSAIHARRTRRRGFTWGPNAPITEPVSVLVPAYNEAKCIENTVLSLTRSEHPIEIIVIDDGSSDGTARIVEAMGLPNVRVVRQLNAGKPAALNRGLANARYDLIVMMDGDTVFEPSTVGELVQPFADPRVGAVAGNAKVGNKDTLIGAWQHIEYVMGFNLDRRMYDVLQCMPTIPGAVGAFRRSALERVGGMSDDTLAEDTDITMALHRDGWRVVYAEKARAWTEAPESVQQLWSQRYRWSYGTMQAIWKHRRALVEKGPSGRFGRVGLPLVSLFMVLAPLLAPLIDVFLIYGLIFGPTEKTVLAWFGVLAIQAACATYAFILDRERLTPLISLPLQQILYRQLMYVVLLQSWITALTGGRLRWQKLRRMGGVSAPPTVPAQDRQILDERPVR, via the coding sequence ATGGCATCCCGCAACCGCCGCCGTGGGGCAGAGCACGGAGCCCGCGGCGGCTCCTCGCGTCGCCACGCACCCGATCACCGCGCCCGCGCCGCGGCCCAGCGCCGCCGACGCGTACCCATGCGCCTGCTCCTGCCCTGCCTCGTCCTCGTCGCCCTGATGGCGATGCTGATGCTGCGGGGCTACGTCCACAGCGAGATCCTCGCCGACCACCGGATCGCCCCCGCAGCCGCCAACGACAAGGTTCCGCGGGACGTGCTCACGGGCGGCCCCGTCATCGACACCCGCAACGGCAAGGCCACCACCCTCCGGGTGCCGGACAACAAGGTGGTCCTCACCTTCGACGACGGTCCGGACCCCGAGTGGACGCCCAAGGTGCTCGACGCCTTGAAGCGGAACAACGCGCACGCGGTGTTCTTCATCACCGGCACCATGGCCTCCCGCTACCCAGACATCGTCAAGCGCATGGTCGACGAGGGCCACGAGATCGGGCTGCACACCTTCAACCACCCCGACCTCTCCTACCAGTCCAAGAAGCGCATCGACTGGGAACTCTCCCAGAACCAGCTGGCGCTCGCCGGTGCGGCCGGCATCCGCAGCTCCCTGTTCCGCCCGCCGTACTCCTCCAAGTCCAAGCACATGGACAACACCTCATGGCCGGTGACGGAGTACATCGGGAGCCGGGGCTACCTCACGGTGGTCAACGACAGCGACAGCGAGGACTGGCGCAAGCCGGGCGTGGACCAGATCGTCCGGAACGCCACACCCGAGAAGGGTGAGGGCGCCATCGTCCTGATGCACGACTCCGGCGGCGAGCGGCATCAGACCATTCAGTCGCTGGACAGGCTCATTCCCCAGCTCCAAGCGCAGGGCTACGAGTTCCGGAACCTCACCGAGGCTCTGAAGGCGCCGAGCGCGCACACCGAGGTCACCGGTCTGGAACTGTGGAAGGGCAAGGCCTGGGTCTTCCTCGTCGGAGCATCCGGCAGCATCACCTCGATCCTCGTCGTCGGCCTCGCCGCGATCGGCTTCCTCGTCATCGCCCGGTTCGGCCTGATGCTGCTGCTGTCCGCGATCCACGCCCGCCGGACGCGTCGCCGTGGCTTCACCTGGGGCCCGAACGCACCGATCACCGAGCCGGTTTCGGTGCTCGTCCCCGCGTACAACGAGGCCAAGTGCATCGAGAACACGGTGCTCTCCCTGACGCGCAGCGAGCACCCCATCGAGATCATCGTCATCGACGACGGCTCCAGCGACGGCACGGCCCGCATCGTCGAGGCGATGGGACTGCCCAACGTCCGGGTCGTCCGCCAGCTCAACGCCGGCAAGCCCGCGGCGCTCAACCGCGGCCTCGCCAACGCCCGGTACGACCTGATCGTGATGATGGACGGCGACACGGTGTTCGAACCGTCCACGGTCGGTGAACTGGTGCAGCCCTTCGCCGACCCGCGCGTCGGAGCGGTGGCGGGAAACGCCAAGGTGGGCAACAAGGACACGCTCATCGGTGCCTGGCAGCACATCGAGTACGTGATGGGCTTCAACCTCGACCGCCGTATGTACGACGTCCTCCAGTGCATGCCGACCATCCCTGGCGCGGTCGGCGCGTTCCGCCGCTCGGCCCTCGAGCGGGTCGGCGGCATGAGCGATGACACCCTCGCCGAGGACACCGACATCACGATGGCGCTTCACCGGGACGGCTGGCGGGTGGTGTACGCCGAGAAGGCCCGAGCCTGGACCGAGGCACCCGAATCGGTGCAGCAGCTGTGGTCCCAGCGCTACCGCTGGTCGTACGGCACGATGCAGGCGATCTGGAAGCACCGCCGCGCCCTCGTGGAGAAGGGGCCCTCGGGCCGCTTCGGCCGGGTCGGCCTGCCGCTGGTGTCGCTCTTCATGGTCCTGGCGCCGCTTCTCGCCCCGCTCATCGACGTCTTCCTGATCTACGGCCTGATCTTCGGCCCGACGGAGAAGACGGTCCTCGCCTGGTTCGGCGTACTCGCCATCCAGGCGGCCTGCGCCACGTACGCGTTCATCCTCGATCGTGAACGCCTCACCCCCCTGATCTCGCTGCCCCTCCAGCAGATCCTCTACCGACAGCTCATGTACGTCGTCCTGCTGCAGTCCTGGATCACCGCCCTCACCGGCGGCCGCCTGCGCTGGCAGAAGCTGCGGCGCATGGGCGGGGTGTCCGCCCCGCCGACCGTGCCGGCCCAGGACCGGCAGATCTTGGACGAAAGGCCCGTGCGATGA
- a CDS encoding LysR family transcriptional regulator, with translation MPAPAHLDPRLLRAFLAVAEELHFTRAAARLYVAQQALSRDVRRLERELGAELFVRTTRQVTLTPDGERLVPYARRALQAQDDLLAAFGQVRPLLVDLNSPGLRTTRAVLHRARELAPELELMARFESGLTGAAADLLAGRLDASFGRFAGLDPALRAGLDHQPVRLEPMAVVLPEDHPLAARETVPLAVLAGETVYAGAGNPRTPEWTALARILFEGRGVEVAAPAPLAVGDEEFQRVMAKTRTPVLAVVDFPPMPGTVLRPLTHPVPLSPVSLVWRKGLEHPGLIALRRAASQVTGEEGWLDRPPEGWIPATDACVMGVH, from the coding sequence ATGCCGGCTCCCGCCCACCTCGACCCCCGCCTCCTGCGCGCCTTCCTGGCCGTCGCGGAGGAACTGCACTTCACCCGTGCAGCCGCCCGCCTGTACGTCGCCCAGCAGGCGCTCAGCCGGGACGTGCGCCGACTGGAGCGCGAGCTCGGCGCCGAGCTGTTCGTGCGGACCACCCGTCAGGTCACCCTCACCCCCGACGGCGAGCGCCTCGTGCCGTACGCCCGCCGCGCCCTCCAGGCCCAGGACGACCTGCTCGCCGCCTTCGGGCAGGTCCGCCCCCTGCTCGTGGACCTGAACTCGCCCGGACTGCGCACCACTCGCGCGGTCCTGCACCGGGCCCGCGAACTCGCGCCCGAGCTGGAGCTCATGGCCCGCTTCGAGAGCGGCCTGACGGGCGCCGCCGCCGATCTGCTCGCCGGGCGCCTCGACGCCTCGTTCGGCCGGTTCGCCGGCCTCGACCCGGCGCTGCGGGCCGGCCTCGACCACCAGCCGGTCCGCCTGGAGCCGATGGCCGTCGTCCTCCCCGAGGACCACCCCCTGGCCGCCCGGGAGACGGTGCCGCTGGCCGTGCTCGCCGGCGAGACCGTGTACGCCGGCGCCGGCAACCCCCGTACCCCCGAGTGGACCGCGCTGGCGCGAATCCTCTTCGAGGGGCGGGGGGTGGAGGTGGCCGCCCCGGCGCCCCTGGCCGTCGGCGACGAGGAGTTCCAGCGGGTCATGGCGAAGACGCGGACCCCGGTGCTCGCGGTCGTCGACTTCCCCCCGATGCCGGGCACGGTGCTCCGTCCGCTGACGCATCCGGTCCCACTGTCACCAGTATCACTTGTATGGAGAAAGGGTCTCGAACATCCCGGACTTATCGCCCTTCGGCGGGCAGCCTCCCAGGTCACAGGCGAGGAAGGATGGCTGGATCGACCACCTGAGGGATGGATTCCGGCCACCGACGCATGCGTCATGGGCGTCCATTAG
- a CDS encoding MFS transporter, which produces MPRPTTTSAPSAPDAGEVRKVPSPSGAAGIPSRGRTPRPPGPYRRLFARPGALAFTVANLAARLPMGMFSVSAVVMIAGTRGSYALAGAVTATGLAATAVVAPGVARLVDRYGQARVAVPATLLAALGSLALLLCVRYGAPTWTLFAAYAATASTPNTGGMSRARWAHLLKDDPGALHTANSLEQSVDELCFMLGPVLAAFLCGTFFPEAGTLVAVTLLVTGVLAFAAQRSTEPPAHGPASAPGPAPLRAPGMPALLAVCLALGAVFGATEVVTIAYADQQGYRAAAGVVLGLQAAGSCVAGLVYGRLRLTGSPERRYPWCVAAMTALLLLPALAASTTGSLLVLAAALLLAGMATAPTMITKMALVQRRTPPGRLNEGMTLAVTALLGGIACGSAAGGWTVEHVSASAGYAVPVVAAGVALLVSAGAQALRRGRPHIPAP; this is translated from the coding sequence ATGCCGAGACCGACCACCACGAGTGCCCCAAGTGCCCCTGATGCCGGGGAAGTCCGGAAAGTCCCCTCCCCCTCCGGTGCTGCCGGGATCCCTTCCCGTGGACGGACGCCCCGTCCGCCGGGGCCCTACCGGCGGCTGTTCGCCCGGCCGGGCGCGCTCGCCTTCACCGTCGCCAACCTGGCGGCCCGGCTGCCCATGGGCATGTTCAGCGTGAGCGCGGTCGTGATGATCGCCGGAACGCGCGGGTCGTACGCCCTCGCCGGCGCCGTCACCGCGACCGGGCTCGCGGCGACCGCCGTGGTCGCGCCCGGGGTCGCGCGGCTCGTCGACCGGTACGGGCAGGCGCGGGTCGCCGTGCCGGCCACGCTGCTCGCGGCGCTGGGCAGCCTCGCCCTGCTGCTGTGCGTGCGGTACGGCGCCCCGACGTGGACGCTGTTCGCCGCGTACGCCGCCACCGCGAGCACGCCCAACACCGGGGGCATGTCCCGGGCGCGGTGGGCCCATCTGCTGAAGGACGACCCGGGGGCCCTGCACACCGCGAACTCCCTCGAGCAGTCCGTCGACGAACTGTGCTTCATGCTGGGCCCGGTGCTCGCGGCCTTCCTGTGCGGGACGTTCTTCCCCGAGGCGGGCACACTCGTCGCCGTGACACTGCTGGTGACCGGGGTGCTGGCCTTCGCCGCCCAGCGGTCGACCGAGCCGCCCGCGCACGGCCCGGCGTCGGCGCCCGGCCCGGCGCCGCTGCGCGCGCCCGGCATGCCCGCGCTGCTGGCCGTCTGCCTCGCCCTGGGCGCGGTGTTCGGGGCGACGGAGGTCGTCACGATCGCGTACGCCGACCAGCAGGGGTACCGGGCCGCGGCGGGCGTGGTGCTGGGGCTCCAGGCGGCCGGGTCCTGCGTGGCGGGCCTGGTGTACGGCCGGCTGCGGCTGACCGGCTCGCCCGAGCGCCGCTACCCGTGGTGCGTGGCGGCGATGACCGCGCTGCTCCTCCTGCCGGCCCTGGCCGCGTCCACCACAGGCTCGCTGCTGGTGCTGGCCGCGGCCCTGCTGCTGGCCGGCATGGCCACCGCCCCCACGATGATCACCAAAATGGCCCTGGTCCAGCGCCGCACCCCGCCGGGCCGCCTCAACGAGGGCATGACCCTGGCGGTGACGGCCCTCCTCGGCGGCATAGCCTGCGGCAGCGCGGCCGGCGGCTGGACGGTGGAACACGTGTCCGCGTCCGCGGGGTACGCGGTGCCGGTGGTGGCGGCGGGGGTGGCACTGCTCGTGTCGGCGGGGGCGCAGGCGCTGCGACGGGGGCGGCCCCACATCCCTGCGCCTTAG
- a CDS encoding acyl-CoA carboxylase subunit epsilon: MNPTDLLAATSVRVLRGAPSPEELAAFTAVLTLRLTPAADPVRPRPSTAAWSRPDRTRPYTSPRAWHT, from the coding sequence GTGAACCCCACCGACCTGCTCGCCGCCACCTCGGTCCGCGTCCTGCGCGGCGCCCCGAGCCCCGAGGAACTGGCCGCCTTCACGGCGGTCCTCACCCTGCGCCTGACCCCGGCCGCGGACCCGGTGCGGCCCCGCCCCTCCACAGCGGCCTGGTCCCGCCCCGACCGCACCCGCCCCTACACAAGCCCTCGGGCCTGGCATACCTGA